AATCCAGTTTATTTGATATCGTAAAGGAAGAAAGCGAGGCCAATGCCCAAGATTTAGTACAAAAAGGAGATTTTCAACTGGCCATAATACTACCCAAAGACCTCACAAAGGATTTAAACCTGAAAATCGATCAAAATGTATCCGGCATATTAGCAGAATTTGGTGTGGAATCAGATCATGAAAGCTCTCCCATTATCATAGAAAAAAAAGAAATCAGGCTGTACTTTGATCCCGCCACCCAACAGTCTTTTAAAAGTTCTGTAAGGAACAATATCGACAAGATGATTTCCCAAATTGAGAGTCAATCCATTTACCGGGCGTTTCAAGAGGAATTGGGCGAGGACGAAAACGCATCTATTTTTGATACGGAAAGCTTTATTTCCTTCACGGAAATCGTTCCAAATACGAATAAAAAAGAAGGTATCCCCAACTCCACCCAGCACAATATTCCGGCGTGGACTCTATTCGCTATCTTCTTTATTATTTTACCACTTTCCATAAATATGGTAAACGAAAAAAACCAGGGAACCTTTATTAGATTACGAACACAGCCTATCCCCTATGCGACGGTATTGGGAGGCAAAACCATTATTTTTCTATGGGTATCCCTTATTCAGTTCATCTTAATGTTGTTATTGGGCATTTATATTTTTCCATTGATGGGACTTCCTAAATTGGAGGTAACCGGACGAATTCCATTATTGTTGACCGTAGCCTTTTTTGCGGGTTTGGCGGCCATTGGTCTAGGACTTTTATTGGGAACCATTGCTAAGTCACAGGAGCAATCGGCACCATTTGGAGCCACCTTTGTGGTCATACTTGCGGCTATTGGTGGGGTTTGGGTACCTGTTTTTGCCATGCCCAATTTTATGCAGACCCTTTCCAGGCTCTCTCCAATGAATTGGGGATTAAATGCCTTTTATGACGTATTTTTGAGAAATGTTGGAATTGGGGAAATCATTCCTGAAATTTCGGCTTTATTGTTATTTTTTATAGTCACAACAGCAATTGCAATTATCTACAACGAAAAAAAGAATGCCGTCTAAGAATTCCAAGGAAATCAGTTTCACAAGTAAGGTACGCGTCCGTTTCACGGAAACCGACCCATTGGGTATTGTTTGGCACGGGAACTATATACAATATTTTGAGGATGGCCGGGAGGCCTTTGGTAGACATCATGGTATATCCTATTTAGACCAAAAAAAACATAACTTCTCATCACCTATAGTTAAATCCACCTGTGAACACAAATTACCCTTACGATATGGTGATGTTGCGGAGATTAAGACAACCTATGTGGATTCTGCCGCCGCCAAAATGATTTTCAAATACGAAATATTAAATCCGGAGGGAAAGGTGGTCTGTACTGGGGAAACGGTGCAGGTATTTGTGGAACTCCAGGGAGAGTTATCCTTGGTCATTCCTGATTTTTTTAAGGAGTGGAAGAAAAAAGTAGGGTTATTGGATGGATAATGTTTACTTGTCACATAACAACATTGTTTCTTCACTGGGATTTGATAGTATTTCTGTAATCGATAATATCGAAAACGGAAACTGTGGATTGTCCGTTTATGAGGATAAAAAGGTGCTGCATGTCCCCTTTTGCTCTTCCAGAATTGATCAAAACGAACTTCAAAAAAGATATAAAGACCTCGACCCCAAATCAGAGCATACCCGTTTGGAAAAAATGATGCTTGTTTCCCTATCGGATACCATTTTAAAATCCAATTTACCCTTGGACGATCGTACCGGCCTGATCATTTCCACTACCAAAGGAAACATTGATGTTTTGGAGGATGACAACAATTTTCCCGAATCCCGGGCCTATCTTTCCGAATTGGGTGACCAAATACAGAATTTTTTTGGTTTTAAGGATAAGGCCATTATCGTTTCCAATGCCTGTGTATCCGGAATTTTGGCCGTTGCCGTGGCCAAAAGAATGATACGACAAGGTAAATACGACCGTATATTCATCGTAGCCGGAGATATGGTAACCCAATTCATCCTTTCCGGGTTCAATGCTTTTCAAGCACTAAGTTTGGAGCCTTGTAGGCCCTATTGTAATTCCAGGACCGGAATTAACATCGGCGAAGTGGCTACTAGTGTTTTGGTCACCAAAAACCCCAATGAATTGGCCCAAGAATCGGTTCAAATTATGGGAGAGGCCTCTTGTAATGACGCAAATCATATTTCTGGTCCGTCACGTACAGGGGAAGGACTTTTTAGGTGCATTGAAAATGCTGTACAACAATCGGGTATAGAAAAAAAAGACATAGATTATATTTCAGGTCATGGCACCGCCACGATGTTCAATGACGAAATGGAATCCATAGCCTTCGATAGGGCCGGGCTATCCAAGACACCCCTGAACAGCCTAAAAAGCTATTTTGGCCATACTTTGGGATCCTCAGGCTTATTGGAAAGTATAATCGGCATGCATTCCCTGCATCGAAATACGCTTTTTGCATCCCTAGGGTTTCAAGAATTAGGGGTGTCCAGACCCTTGAACATTATTAAGGAAACTAAGAAAAAGGAAATAGGGACATTCTTGAAAACAGCATCGGGATTTGGAGGTTCCAATACTGCGGTAATCTTTAAAAAGGTCTAAACTTTGTTATTAATATGTGGGGTATTAAATTCGCCATTTTTAATTCTTGAATTGAGCAAATGCCAAAAAAGTACATAAAGGCCATCGATGCCCTGCAGGAAGCACAAAAGATAGCTTTTGCCCCATTTGTATTCCAAACGACCGTTTCCTTGAAAAACCTGGGGGTTTTCGATTTCATTTTTAAAAATGTGGCCAAAGGTGGAGTTACCT
This window of the Maribacter cobaltidurans genome carries:
- a CDS encoding ABC transporter permease, with the protein product MHKLLVSAKKEFWLLTRDLGGLAVLFLMPLLLVITITLIQDNTFKTIQENKIPILLVDLDQGAVSNQVIINLKESSLFDIVKEESEANAQDLVQKGDFQLAIILPKDLTKDLNLKIDQNVSGILAEFGVESDHESSPIIIEKKEIRLYFDPATQQSFKSSVRNNIDKMISQIESQSIYRAFQEELGEDENASIFDTESFISFTEIVPNTNKKEGIPNSTQHNIPAWTLFAIFFIILPLSINMVNEKNQGTFIRLRTQPIPYATVLGGKTIIFLWVSLIQFILMLLLGIYIFPLMGLPKLEVTGRIPLLLTVAFFAGLAAIGLGLLLGTIAKSQEQSAPFGATFVVILAAIGGVWVPVFAMPNFMQTLSRLSPMNWGLNAFYDVFLRNVGIGEIIPEISALLLFFIVTTAIAIIYNEKKNAV
- a CDS encoding acyl-CoA thioesterase, whose translation is MPSKNSKEISFTSKVRVRFTETDPLGIVWHGNYIQYFEDGREAFGRHHGISYLDQKKHNFSSPIVKSTCEHKLPLRYGDVAEIKTTYVDSAAAKMIFKYEILNPEGKVVCTGETVQVFVELQGELSLVIPDFFKEWKKKVGLLDG
- a CDS encoding beta-ketoacyl-[acyl-carrier-protein] synthase family protein, which translates into the protein MDNVYLSHNNIVSSLGFDSISVIDNIENGNCGLSVYEDKKVLHVPFCSSRIDQNELQKRYKDLDPKSEHTRLEKMMLVSLSDTILKSNLPLDDRTGLIISTTKGNIDVLEDDNNFPESRAYLSELGDQIQNFFGFKDKAIIVSNACVSGILAVAVAKRMIRQGKYDRIFIVAGDMVTQFILSGFNAFQALSLEPCRPYCNSRTGINIGEVATSVLVTKNPNELAQESVQIMGEASCNDANHISGPSRTGEGLFRCIENAVQQSGIEKKDIDYISGHGTATMFNDEMESIAFDRAGLSKTPLNSLKSYFGHTLGSSGLLESIIGMHSLHRNTLFASLGFQELGVSRPLNIIKETKKKEIGTFLKTASGFGGSNTAVIFKKV